Proteins from a genomic interval of Gluconacetobacter diazotrophicus PA1 5:
- a CDS encoding Nramp family divalent metal transporter, with amino-acid sequence MPDPFASLAEAHASVHVPPGATGWRRLMAFAGPGYMVSVGYMDPGNWATDLAGGSAFGYRLLSVIMLSNLMAILLQALSARLGIATGRDLAQACRDRFPMPVTIALWLACEAAIIACDLAEVIGTAIALQLLFGLPLLPGAILTGLDAALVLMLMNRGFRVLEAFVIGLLVIIAACFLVQILAAAPPVAAVLRGLVPTPALLTDPAMLYVAIGIIGATVMPHNLYLHSSIVQTRAYDRSEAGRRDAIRWATWDSTLALMMALFINAAILIVASAAFHGSGHRDVADIGQAYRLISPLLGLGVASTLFAVALLAAGMNSTVTGTLAGQIVMEGFLHVRLPHWARRLLTRGLAIVPVVVVTALYGAAGTNRLLVFSQVVLSMQLPFAVIPLVWFVADRRMMGSFAISRGFAALSWLVALVILALNGKLLWDMATG; translated from the coding sequence ATGCCCGATCCATTCGCCAGCCTGGCCGAAGCCCATGCCTCGGTCCACGTTCCGCCCGGCGCCACCGGCTGGCGGCGGCTGATGGCCTTCGCCGGGCCGGGATACATGGTATCGGTCGGCTATATGGACCCGGGCAACTGGGCCACGGACCTGGCGGGCGGGTCGGCGTTCGGATACCGGCTGCTGTCGGTCATCATGCTGTCGAACCTGATGGCCATCCTGCTGCAGGCCCTGTCGGCCCGGCTGGGGATCGCCACCGGGCGGGACCTGGCGCAGGCGTGCCGCGACCGGTTCCCGATGCCGGTCACCATCGCGCTCTGGCTGGCGTGCGAGGCCGCGATCATCGCCTGCGACCTGGCGGAGGTCATCGGCACCGCGATCGCGCTGCAATTGCTGTTCGGCCTCCCGCTGCTGCCGGGCGCCATCCTCACCGGCCTGGACGCCGCCCTGGTGCTGATGCTGATGAACCGCGGATTCCGCGTGCTGGAGGCCTTCGTGATCGGCCTGCTGGTCATCATCGCCGCGTGCTTCCTGGTCCAGATCCTCGCGGCGGCCCCGCCCGTGGCGGCGGTCCTGCGTGGCCTGGTTCCGACGCCCGCCCTGCTGACCGACCCGGCCATGCTGTATGTCGCCATCGGCATCATCGGGGCGACGGTCATGCCGCATAACCTGTACCTCCATTCCTCGATCGTGCAGACGCGGGCCTATGACCGGTCCGAGGCCGGGCGCCGCGACGCGATCCGCTGGGCCACCTGGGACAGCACGCTGGCGCTGATGATGGCGCTTTTCATCAATGCCGCGATCCTGATCGTCGCCAGTGCCGCCTTCCATGGCAGCGGGCATCGCGACGTGGCCGATATCGGGCAGGCCTATCGCCTGATCTCGCCGCTGCTGGGGCTGGGCGTGGCCTCGACGCTGTTCGCCGTGGCGCTGCTGGCGGCGGGGATGAATTCGACCGTCACCGGCACCCTGGCCGGCCAGATCGTGATGGAGGGATTCCTGCATGTGCGCCTGCCGCACTGGGCGCGGCGGCTGCTGACCCGGGGACTGGCCATCGTGCCGGTGGTGGTGGTCACGGCGCTGTACGGCGCGGCGGGCACGAACCGGCTGCTGGTGTTCAGCCAGGTGGTGCTGTCGATGCAATTGCCCTTCGCCGTCATTCCGCTGGTCTGGTTCGTCGCCGATCGGCGGATGATGGGCTCCTTCGCCATCTCGCGCGGGTTCGCGGCCCTGTCATGGCTGGTCGCCCTGGTCATCCTGGCGCTGAACGGCAAGCTGCTGTGGGACATGGCGACGGGCTGA
- the cbiB gene encoding adenosylcobinamide-phosphate synthase CbiB has protein sequence MPDASLSATLSVAALAAVIEWRVGYPAPVFAWIGHPVMWIGALIGRLDRLGNRPGWSSPGCRAAGFAALAIVVAVPVGLACGAVWLMDRVLPRGLAILLQAVAAGTLVAQRSLHDHVADVGTGLRGGGLAGGRAAVGRIVGRDTAGLDRAGIVRAAIESLAENFSDGVVAPLLWTALLGLPGAVFYKAVNTADSMIGHLTPRHAAFGFAAARLDDGINLPASRLSALWIFLAAPRARRGAVWRALRDDARHHRSPNAGWPEAAMAGALGLRLAGPRLYGGVRVQDAWMGDGTPDADIGHLDRALVLYRRACLIERIVIVALAVYITVL, from the coding sequence ATGCCGGATGCTTCCTTGTCCGCGACGCTCAGCGTGGCCGCGCTGGCGGCGGTGATCGAATGGCGCGTCGGCTATCCCGCCCCGGTCTTCGCATGGATCGGCCACCCGGTGATGTGGATCGGCGCGCTGATCGGCCGGCTGGACCGCCTGGGCAATCGGCCCGGCTGGTCGTCGCCCGGCTGCCGGGCGGCGGGGTTCGCGGCCCTGGCGATCGTGGTCGCGGTGCCGGTCGGCCTGGCCTGTGGGGCGGTATGGCTGATGGACCGCGTGCTGCCGCGCGGCCTTGCGATCCTGCTGCAGGCGGTGGCCGCCGGCACCCTGGTCGCCCAGCGCTCGCTGCACGACCATGTGGCCGACGTGGGCACGGGGTTGCGCGGGGGCGGGCTGGCGGGTGGCCGGGCGGCGGTGGGACGCATCGTGGGGCGCGACACGGCGGGGCTGGACCGCGCGGGCATCGTGCGGGCCGCGATCGAAAGCCTGGCGGAAAATTTCTCGGACGGCGTGGTGGCGCCGCTGCTCTGGACGGCGCTGCTGGGCCTGCCGGGCGCGGTCTTCTACAAGGCCGTCAATACCGCCGACAGCATGATCGGGCACCTGACGCCCCGCCACGCCGCCTTCGGCTTCGCCGCCGCGCGGCTGGACGACGGGATCAACCTGCCGGCTTCGCGCCTGTCGGCGCTGTGGATTTTCCTGGCGGCGCCGCGCGCGCGGCGGGGGGCCGTCTGGCGGGCCCTTCGGGACGACGCGCGGCACCATCGCTCGCCCAATGCCGGCTGGCCCGAAGCCGCGATGGCCGGCGCGCTGGGGCTGCGCCTGGCCGGTCCGCGCCTCTATGGCGGCGTGCGGGTGCAGGATGCCTGGATGGGCGACGGCACGCCGGATGCGGATATCGGCCATCTGGACCGTGCGCTGGTCCTCTATCGCCGGGCCTGCCTGATCGAACGGATCGTCATCGTGGCCCTGGCGGTGTACATAACGGTCCTGTGA
- the bluB gene encoding 5,6-dimethylbenzimidazole synthase, giving the protein MTEPDPRPAFSDDFRAQLDRLFVWRRDVRHFRTDPVDPAVLDGLLATACLAPSVGLSEPWRFMRVDSPARRAAVRAEFARCNADALAARTEEDAARYATLKLAGLDRAPHHVAVFCDADPAQGRGLGRLTMPQTTVWSAVMAVHTFWLAATAAGLGVGWVSILDPQQIARIVDADPRWTFLAYLCVGYAQDPSDSPELERRGWERRDPARRAWIVR; this is encoded by the coding sequence ATGACCGAACCCGATCCCCGCCCCGCGTTTTCCGACGATTTCCGCGCCCAGCTCGACCGCCTGTTCGTCTGGCGGCGCGACGTGCGGCATTTCCGGACCGACCCGGTGGACCCTGCCGTGCTGGACGGCCTGCTGGCCACCGCCTGCCTGGCGCCCTCGGTGGGGCTGAGCGAACCCTGGCGCTTCATGCGGGTCGATTCCCCCGCGCGCCGGGCGGCGGTCCGGGCGGAATTCGCGCGCTGCAACGCCGACGCGCTGGCGGCGCGCACCGAGGAAGATGCCGCCCGCTACGCCACGCTGAAACTGGCCGGGCTGGATCGCGCCCCGCACCATGTCGCGGTCTTCTGCGACGCCGACCCGGCGCAGGGCAGGGGCCTGGGCCGGCTGACGATGCCCCAGACCACGGTCTGGTCCGCCGTCATGGCCGTCCATACGTTCTGGCTGGCCGCCACGGCGGCGGGCCTGGGGGTGGGGTGGGTGTCGATCCTGGACCCGCAGCAGATCGCCCGCATCGTGGATGCCGATCCGCGCTGGACGTTCCTGGCCTATCTCTGCGTCGGCTACGCGCAGGACCCGTCGGACAGTCCCGAACTGGAGCGGCGGGGCTGGGAACGGCGCGACCCCGCGCGGCGGGCCTGGATCGTCCGGTAA
- a CDS encoding tautomerase family protein produces the protein MPHVIIKLQPGKSEHQKETIAEAVAQAVMASAPCAERAVSVSIEEITPEDWVEAVYKPDILGGPGTLYKRPGYDPL, from the coding sequence ATGCCGCATGTGATCATCAAGCTTCAGCCGGGAAAGTCGGAACATCAGAAGGAAACGATCGCGGAAGCCGTCGCCCAGGCCGTCATGGCCAGCGCGCCCTGTGCGGAGCGCGCGGTTTCGGTCTCCATCGAGGAAATCACGCCGGAGGACTGGGTCGAGGCGGTCTACAAGCCCGATATCCTCGGCGGCCCGGGCACGCTGTACAAGCGCCCCGGGTACGATCCGCTTTGA
- a CDS encoding N-acyl-D-amino-acid deacylase family protein, which produces MADIVYRNGILFDGSGGAPLISDVAVTGDRITAIGPGLATDEGTTEIDCRGLWLMPGLLDIHTHLDLEVELSPELPEVVRHGTTTVVMGNCSIGVIYGHQRRDGEDPIVDCFARVENMPKTVLGRVADTCTWTDSAGYLDHLESLPLGPNVVPLIPHSMLRIEVMGLNQSVGRRPTRQELSRMERLLDLGMSQGYAGFSTDALPFHFLANAPNKKKKIPTQYAGFKELSRLTSVVRRYGRVWQATPSKDNIPAVVRSFLLTSGRLYGRPLKTTVLAALDLRTNRSAVSLCLLLSAILNSRLLGGVFRFQALSSSFRIWSDGAINPIADEIPELRALNELELADRQGRARILNDPAWIEAFRKMWVKGKKGWSLARLMRRLRLEDVVLTRRLEDMVVAECPLPHWAGETLAAPCRRLRTAQASKGRRGAANDAEAAFFAGFPDPIQDDADFLLHLLREWDTDLRWETTIANRDEATVRKLLFHDQTLPGFNDSGAHLANIAFYDGNLRTLKMAQREGLQRVSLAVHRLTGLPAEFFGIKAGRVRVGAQADLCVVDPVALQKWNPESTYHFIDRRQFGCRQVVNRPQGVVRNVMIAGRMAWADDRYAPEFGQHAYGRVVRAKDHARECDPV; this is translated from the coding sequence ATGGCGGATATCGTTTATCGTAATGGCATTCTTTTCGATGGATCCGGAGGTGCTCCCCTGATTTCCGACGTGGCCGTAACCGGTGACAGGATCACCGCGATCGGGCCAGGCCTGGCGACGGACGAAGGGACGACCGAGATTGACTGTCGGGGTCTATGGCTGATGCCGGGGCTGCTCGACATCCACACGCATCTCGACCTGGAGGTCGAACTGTCCCCCGAACTCCCCGAAGTGGTGCGCCATGGTACCACGACGGTCGTGATGGGCAACTGCTCCATCGGGGTGATATACGGCCATCAGCGGCGCGACGGCGAGGACCCGATCGTGGATTGCTTCGCGCGCGTCGAGAACATGCCGAAAACCGTTCTGGGCCGGGTTGCGGATACCTGCACATGGACAGATTCGGCGGGTTATCTCGATCATCTGGAAAGCCTTCCGCTCGGCCCCAATGTGGTGCCGTTGATCCCGCATTCCATGCTTCGGATCGAAGTCATGGGACTGAACCAGTCCGTGGGCCGTCGGCCCACCCGGCAGGAACTTTCCCGCATGGAGCGGCTGCTGGACCTGGGAATGTCCCAGGGCTATGCGGGATTTTCGACCGACGCGCTGCCGTTCCATTTCCTTGCCAACGCGCCGAACAAGAAGAAAAAGATCCCGACGCAATATGCCGGGTTCAAGGAATTGTCCCGGCTTACGTCGGTCGTGCGCCGCTATGGCCGGGTCTGGCAGGCGACACCGTCCAAGGACAATATCCCGGCTGTCGTGCGCAGTTTCCTGCTGACCAGCGGGCGTCTTTACGGCCGGCCGCTCAAGACGACCGTGCTGGCGGCGCTTGACCTGCGGACCAACCGGTCGGCCGTGTCGCTCTGCCTGCTCCTGTCCGCGATCCTGAATTCCAGGCTGCTGGGCGGGGTATTCCGTTTTCAGGCCCTGTCGTCGTCCTTCCGGATCTGGAGTGACGGCGCCATCAACCCGATCGCGGACGAGATTCCGGAATTGAGGGCCCTCAACGAGCTGGAACTCGCCGACCGCCAGGGCCGTGCCCGTATCCTGAACGATCCCGCCTGGATCGAAGCGTTCCGGAAGATGTGGGTGAAGGGAAAAAAGGGCTGGTCGCTGGCCCGGCTGATGCGGCGGCTCCGTCTGGAGGACGTCGTCCTGACCCGGCGGCTGGAAGACATGGTCGTGGCCGAATGCCCGCTTCCCCACTGGGCCGGCGAAACCTTGGCGGCCCCCTGTCGCAGGCTTCGAACCGCCCAGGCATCCAAGGGTCGACGGGGGGCGGCCAATGACGCCGAGGCGGCATTCTTCGCGGGATTTCCAGATCCGATCCAGGATGACGCGGACTTCCTTCTGCATCTTCTGCGGGAATGGGATACGGATTTGCGGTGGGAAACGACCATCGCCAATCGCGATGAAGCGACGGTCAGGAAACTCCTGTTCCACGACCAGACGCTGCCCGGTTTCAACGACAGCGGCGCGCACCTGGCCAATATCGCGTTCTATGACGGCAACCTGCGGACGCTGAAAATGGCGCAGCGGGAGGGGTTGCAGCGGGTTTCCCTGGCCGTCCATCGGCTGACCGGGCTTCCGGCGGAATTCTTCGGGATCAAGGCGGGGCGGGTGCGTGTGGGCGCACAGGCGGATCTCTGCGTCGTCGATCCCGTGGCGCTCCAAAAATGGAATCCGGAAAGCACCTATCACTTCATCGACCGTCGGCAGTTCGGATGCAGGCAGGTCGTCAATCGCCCGCAGGGTGTGGTGCGGAACGTGATGATCGCCGGCAGGATGGCCTGGGCGGATGACCGATATGCGCCCGAGTTCGGCCAGCATGCGTACGGGCGCGTCGTAAGGGCGAAGGACCATGCGCGGGAGTGCGATCCCGTGTGA
- a CDS encoding LysR family transcriptional regulator, whose protein sequence is MTLEQLRLFIAVAEREHVTAASRALNVTQSAVSAAIATLEERHGVKLFHRVGRGIRLTDAGRLFLPEARAVLARAVAAENVLDDFSGLKRGTLRVVASQTIAAYWLPPILVSFRKQYPGITIDLAISNTEDAAARVRDGEVELGIVEAIVDDPALAQWPLGEDRLTIIQADPCLPRTVDRAWLRAARWVMREPGSGTRSTLEQHLRHLGIEPEDLTISLVLPSNESVRTAIEAGAGIGALSSLVVAPALQAGTVHAVPQALGARSFYGLRHKERYRSPAAEALLKLIGQEPPGTPNPVG, encoded by the coding sequence ATGACCCTGGAACAACTCCGCCTCTTTATCGCCGTCGCGGAACGGGAACACGTCACCGCCGCCAGCCGCGCCCTGAACGTGACCCAGTCCGCCGTATCGGCCGCCATCGCGACGCTGGAAGAACGGCATGGCGTGAAGCTCTTCCACCGTGTCGGCCGGGGCATTCGCCTGACGGACGCCGGCCGGCTGTTCCTGCCCGAGGCCCGTGCTGTCCTGGCCCGGGCCGTGGCGGCCGAAAACGTGCTGGACGATTTCAGCGGCCTGAAGCGCGGCACATTGCGTGTCGTGGCCAGCCAGACCATCGCCGCGTATTGGCTGCCCCCCATCCTGGTATCGTTTCGCAAGCAATATCCAGGGATTACGATCGACCTGGCGATCAGCAATACCGAAGACGCAGCCGCCAGGGTCAGGGACGGAGAGGTCGAACTGGGCATCGTCGAGGCGATCGTCGACGACCCCGCACTGGCGCAATGGCCGCTGGGGGAAGATCGCCTGACCATCATCCAGGCCGATCCGTGCCTGCCCCGGACGGTCGACCGGGCATGGCTACGGGCCGCCCGCTGGGTGATGCGGGAGCCCGGATCGGGTACGCGCTCGACGCTGGAGCAGCACCTCCGTCACCTCGGGATCGAACCCGAAGACCTGACCATCAGTCTTGTCCTGCCCTCCAACGAAAGCGTGCGGACGGCGATCGAAGCGGGGGCCGGGATCGGGGCCCTGTCCTCGCTGGTCGTGGCCCCGGCGTTACAGGCCGGCACGGTGCACGCCGTGCCGCAGGCGCTGGGCGCGCGGTCGTTCTACGGGTTGCGACATAAGGAGCGCTATCGCAGCCCGGCCGCCGAGGCCCTGCTGAAGCTTATCGGCCAGGAGCCGCCGGGAACGCCGAACCCGGTAGGTTGA
- a CDS encoding YeiH family protein: MMLYSGVSWRRRASRFLACRMPGVLLCLAISGLASLLAWAEGSLLGKAWLEPMNLALLVGVCIRTVYEPGRLWVPGIRYCSRTLLNIAIACLGASFSIGAVLSAGPWLLAGVAGIVAFSLAFTCCVGRVAGLPVSQTLLVACGNSICGNSAIMAAAPVIHARDEDVGATIAFTAAGGLVIVLGLPLLAPVLNVSDAARGALAGLTVYAVPQVIAASSPFGLAAVHMGTLVKLMRVLMLGPVCVVLSWLSSGFDGGPRRRTRLVPWYITGFLIMMAGRSFDMIPHGIVAPLNVAATVLTILAMAALGLSIDLRSVMRAGQPLILTVALSLCGLVGASVILVRVMPGG, from the coding sequence ATGATGCTTTATTCCGGCGTGTCCTGGCGGCGGCGAGCCAGCCGTTTTCTGGCGTGCCGCATGCCGGGCGTCCTGCTCTGCCTCGCGATATCGGGCCTTGCCTCCCTGCTCGCATGGGCCGAGGGAAGCCTGTTGGGAAAAGCGTGGCTGGAACCCATGAATCTCGCCCTTCTTGTCGGCGTGTGCATCCGGACCGTTTACGAGCCGGGTCGTTTATGGGTTCCGGGCATTCGTTACTGTTCCAGGACCCTTCTCAATATCGCCATAGCTTGCTTGGGTGCGTCCTTCAGCATTGGTGCCGTGCTTTCCGCCGGTCCATGGCTTCTGGCGGGTGTCGCGGGGATCGTGGCGTTCAGCCTGGCCTTTACCTGCTGCGTCGGGCGGGTAGCGGGGCTGCCGGTTTCCCAGACTCTTCTAGTCGCCTGCGGCAATTCCATCTGCGGCAATTCCGCGATCATGGCGGCGGCCCCCGTGATCCATGCCCGGGACGAAGACGTTGGCGCAACCATCGCATTCACGGCGGCCGGCGGCCTTGTGATTGTCCTGGGGCTGCCGCTTCTGGCGCCGGTCCTGAACGTCAGCGATGCCGCGCGCGGCGCCCTCGCGGGCCTGACGGTGTATGCCGTGCCGCAGGTGATCGCGGCCTCCTCGCCCTTCGGCCTGGCGGCCGTCCATATGGGCACCCTCGTCAAACTGATGCGGGTGCTCATGCTCGGTCCCGTCTGCGTCGTTCTGTCGTGGCTCTCCTCCGGGTTCGACGGCGGGCCCCGGCGAAGAACACGGCTGGTCCCCTGGTACATTACCGGCTTCCTGATCATGATGGCCGGCCGATCCTTCGATATGATTCCGCATGGGATCGTCGCCCCCCTCAATGTCGCCGCCACGGTGCTGACCATTCTCGCCATGGCGGCCCTGGGTCTCAGTATCGATCTTCGTTCGGTCATGCGGGCGGGTCAGCCGTTGATCCTGACCGTGGCGCTGTCCCTGTGCGGTCTGGTCGGCGCCAGCGTGATACTGGTCCGGGTCATGCCCGGGGGATGA
- a CDS encoding peptidylprolyl isomerase translates to MRRLLPILALLLPNVAIAAPSPSEIVAHAPGTAWADVPADRLLVMTLGDGAQIVIELAPQFAPVHTGNIVHLARAHAWDGGAVIRVQDNYVVQWAPRDEKAKPPVDFVAHPPAEYDRNRQGIAIRPLGFSDPYAPATGFAAGWPVGTDGNRVWLAHCYGMIGVARDMPPDTGDGQELYAVNGEAPRQLDRNLAVVGRVLTGMEHLGALPRGTAALGFYADKAQDIAIRSISLAVDLPRAQQPRLQVMRTDDAAFSAYLDARANRTDPFFVQPAHGVTLCNVPVPTRRKP, encoded by the coding sequence ATGCGCCGTCTTCTGCCGATCCTCGCCCTGCTGCTGCCGAATGTGGCGATCGCGGCGCCCAGCCCTTCCGAGATCGTGGCCCATGCGCCGGGCACGGCCTGGGCCGACGTGCCGGCGGACCGGCTTCTGGTGATGACGCTGGGCGATGGCGCGCAAATCGTGATCGAACTCGCGCCGCAGTTCGCGCCGGTCCATACCGGCAATATCGTGCATCTGGCGCGCGCGCATGCGTGGGATGGCGGGGCCGTCATCCGTGTGCAGGACAATTACGTCGTGCAATGGGCCCCCCGCGATGAAAAGGCGAAACCGCCCGTGGACTTTGTCGCGCATCCGCCGGCGGAATACGATCGCAACCGCCAGGGAATTGCCATTCGCCCACTCGGTTTTTCCGATCCGTATGCACCGGCCACCGGGTTCGCCGCAGGATGGCCGGTGGGGACGGACGGGAACCGTGTCTGGCTTGCGCACTGCTATGGCATGATCGGTGTGGCGCGCGACATGCCGCCCGATACCGGCGATGGGCAGGAACTGTATGCGGTCAACGGCGAGGCACCGCGCCAGCTTGATCGCAATCTGGCCGTCGTGGGCCGCGTCCTGACGGGCATGGAACATCTGGGCGCATTGCCGCGCGGGACGGCGGCCTTGGGATTTTATGCCGACAAGGCGCAGGATATTGCAATTCGCAGCATCTCGCTTGCCGTTGACCTGCCCCGCGCGCAGCAGCCGCGTCTTCAGGTGATGCGCACCGACGATGCGGCTTTTTCGGCCTATCTGGATGCCCGCGCCAACCGCACGGACCCATTCTTCGTCCAACCGGCGCATGGCGTCACCCTCTGCAATGTTCCGGTGCCGACGCGCCGGAAACCCTGA
- a CDS encoding zinc ribbon domain-containing protein YjdM: protein MSIPTPACPQCTLDETHVEGANHVCDTCGYEWPVDIADAAPAAEVIRDANGVVLADGDTVVMIKDLKVKGSSTTLKVGTKIKNIRLRDGDHAVEAGGYMLKAEFLRKA, encoded by the coding sequence ATGAGCATCCCTACGCCCGCCTGCCCGCAATGCACCCTGGACGAGACGCATGTCGAGGGGGCGAACCATGTCTGCGACACCTGCGGGTATGAATGGCCTGTCGACATCGCCGACGCTGCCCCCGCCGCAGAGGTGATACGCGATGCCAACGGCGTGGTCCTTGCCGATGGCGACACGGTGGTGATGATCAAGGACCTCAAGGTAAAGGGTTCCTCCACGACGCTGAAAGTCGGGACCAAGATCAAGAATATCCGCCTGCGGGACGGCGACCACGCGGTCGAGGCCGGCGGCTACATGCTTAAGGCCGAGTTCCTGCGGAAGGCGTGA